In Zunongwangia profunda SM-A87, the following proteins share a genomic window:
- a CDS encoding serine hydrolase domain-containing protein: MKYLKSIIRNITIALFASTVITASAQTKTIKTVDGKTLSIETLNTAIKKAIKQHNLPGLSVTIINKNQLAYHQVFGVANADTKEPLNKQSMFEGASLSKPIFAYFVMKMVENDVIELDKPLHEYLPHPGISPESLEDYKSITARMVLAHQTGFPNHANNQPIKLAFKPGTDFMYSGEAYQYLAAVIGIKLGVGFKEGLNQLFQKEVTQPLNMPHTTFIWDDYLENHKVFGHDNQGHPTQNKPGEGRWSGKTFNAFSSVHSEAAEFSKFIIAMLKKEGLSEQSFTEMLKLQTEFKDDNLMKLETGQVGWGLGFAQKPTKNGMMHLHTGNNHDFQAYAMFVPEQEYGLVLFTNCGSMLPFIKEISKTLGEQF, translated from the coding sequence ATGAAGTATCTAAAATCCATTATAAGAAACATAACTATTGCACTTTTTGCTTCTACAGTCATAACCGCTAGTGCTCAAACCAAAACCATCAAAACAGTAGATGGTAAAACTCTATCAATTGAGACATTGAACACTGCTATTAAAAAAGCAATAAAGCAGCATAATCTTCCTGGGCTTTCCGTTACTATAATCAATAAAAATCAATTGGCTTATCACCAAGTATTTGGAGTAGCTAATGCAGACACAAAAGAGCCACTGAATAAACAAAGTATGTTTGAAGGTGCGTCACTATCAAAACCTATTTTTGCATACTTTGTAATGAAAATGGTCGAAAATGACGTTATTGAATTAGATAAACCCTTGCACGAATATTTACCACATCCAGGAATTTCACCTGAATCACTAGAAGATTATAAATCAATAACTGCGCGAATGGTGTTGGCACACCAAACAGGGTTTCCAAATCACGCTAATAACCAACCTATAAAACTGGCATTTAAACCGGGAACTGACTTTATGTATTCGGGAGAAGCCTATCAATATTTGGCGGCGGTTATCGGTATTAAATTAGGAGTAGGATTTAAAGAAGGGTTAAATCAATTGTTTCAAAAAGAAGTAACACAACCACTAAATATGCCGCATACCACCTTTATATGGGATGATTATTTAGAAAATCATAAAGTATTTGGTCACGATAATCAAGGACATCCCACCCAAAATAAACCAGGAGAAGGACGATGGAGCGGAAAAACCTTCAATGCATTCTCGAGTGTTCACAGCGAAGCTGCTGAATTTTCAAAATTCATTATCGCTATGCTCAAAAAAGAAGGTTTAAGTGAACAGTCATTTACGGAAATGTTAAAACTACAAACGGAATTTAAGGACGATAATCTTATGAAGTTAGAAACTGGACAGGTTGGTTGGGGGTTAGGCTTTGCCCAAAAGCCCACAAAAAATGGTATGATGCATTTGCATACAGGTAACAACCACGATTTCCAGGCTTATGCGATGTTTGTTCCTGAACAAGAGTACGGATTAGTACTATTTACCAATTGCGGAAGTATGTTACCTTTCATAAAAGAAATTTCAAAAACGCTTGGAGAACAATTTTAA
- a CDS encoding DUF6249 domain-containing protein → MEQIQEALGSLFLMAGVVTVVYIIAHYSYLIKKAMIAKGLTNPNTSNKMQYLDIGCILLSLGVGLMVSTIFTTMELTEDTADLLIWGTILIFGAIGLLVAHWLRKKNK, encoded by the coding sequence ATGGAACAAATACAAGAAGCCTTGGGAAGTTTATTCTTAATGGCAGGTGTAGTTACAGTAGTGTATATTATTGCACACTATAGCTACCTTATTAAAAAAGCGATGATCGCAAAGGGTTTGACAAATCCAAATACATCAAATAAAATGCAATATCTCGATATTGGCTGTATTTTATTATCGCTTGGTGTAGGACTAATGGTTTCTACCATTTTTACCACGATGGAACTTACTGAAGACACAGCTGATTTATTAATATGGGGAACTATTCTCATATTTGGAGCTATTGGACTTTTAGTTGCTCATTGGTTACGTAAAAAAAACAAGTGA
- a CDS encoding RNA polymerase sigma factor, translated as MSRNEAFDIELINRIKAGDTLAFKDLVNAYKDVSLTLACSVLKDNDLAQDAVQTAFIKVYEKLNAFRQDSKFSTWLYRIVINTAYNLLKKQKNHQQIDVLSNLSVETDGKSETKALTEQEQKKFINLALNRIKADEALILRLFYLYEHTILEIREITGFSKSKIKVDLHRGRKNMELKLQKMLGNEIRQLL; from the coding sequence GTGAGTCGGAACGAAGCTTTTGATATCGAACTTATAAACAGAATCAAGGCGGGAGACACATTGGCATTTAAGGATTTAGTGAATGCCTATAAAGATGTGTCTCTTACCTTGGCCTGTTCTGTATTAAAAGACAACGACCTTGCTCAAGATGCTGTTCAAACAGCATTTATAAAAGTATATGAAAAGCTGAATGCCTTTAGACAGGATTCAAAATTTTCGACTTGGCTGTATCGAATTGTAATCAATACAGCTTATAATCTTTTGAAAAAGCAGAAAAACCACCAGCAAATAGACGTTCTTTCTAATTTGTCTGTTGAAACAGATGGAAAATCGGAAACAAAAGCGTTAACAGAACAAGAACAAAAAAAATTTATCAATTTAGCGCTAAATAGAATAAAAGCTGATGAAGCGTTGATATTACGCTTGTTCTATTTATACGAACATACAATACTTGAGATTAGAGAAATTACAGGTTTTAGCAAATCAAAAATTAAAGTCGATTTACATCGAGGGCGAAAAAATATGGAGCTAAAACTTCAAAAAATGTTAGGTAACGAAATAAGGCAATTATTATGA
- a CDS encoding TlpA disulfide reductase family protein — protein sequence MQRFLLIIICFYSLNLSAQQNKFSLTGKTSNIEDGTYLFLRDLVTGKFIDSTKVENNNFTMNTKLEESMMYSMLFTKDKKNFKELWIEGSKMTLDASNTNFSDAVVDGSKSQDLSKKIRSEVHANIVDLPQDTIKKREINFIKKYPNSLVSAYFLQGNRRMTHQEIKELYLTLSTDVRDSALGQKIANFLEKDMPGIGEKYKDFQVPNKKAELQKISDLTGKLTLIQFWSSTCEGSLKMNTTLKKVYDKYHSQGLNIISISKDNSKTNWINEINEDNLSWSQLSNLEGWEGEVFKAYGISSIPSNVLIDKNGIIISKNLMSNELENKINQNLN from the coding sequence ATGCAGAGGTTTCTACTAATAATAATCTGTTTCTATAGTTTAAATTTAAGTGCTCAACAAAATAAATTTTCTCTAACTGGTAAAACTTCAAACATAGAAGACGGAACTTATCTTTTTCTAAGAGATTTAGTAACCGGGAAATTTATAGATTCTACAAAAGTTGAGAATAATAACTTTACGATGAATACAAAACTTGAGGAGTCTATGATGTATTCAATGTTATTTACAAAGGATAAGAAAAACTTTAAAGAACTTTGGATAGAAGGGAGTAAAATGACTTTAGATGCATCAAATACAAATTTTAGTGACGCAGTTGTTGATGGATCAAAAAGTCAAGATTTATCTAAAAAAATACGAAGTGAAGTTCACGCAAATATTGTAGATCTACCTCAGGATACCATAAAGAAAAGAGAAATTAATTTTATAAAGAAATATCCTAATTCATTAGTGAGTGCATATTTTCTACAGGGAAATAGAAGAATGACCCACCAAGAAATAAAAGAACTCTATTTGACTTTATCCACAGACGTTCGTGATTCTGCTTTAGGTCAAAAAATTGCTAATTTCCTGGAAAAAGACATGCCGGGAATAGGTGAAAAATATAAAGATTTTCAAGTTCCAAATAAGAAAGCCGAACTTCAAAAGATTTCTGACCTCACCGGGAAATTAACGCTCATTCAATTTTGGTCATCAACATGTGAAGGGAGTCTAAAAATGAATACAACTCTGAAAAAAGTTTATGATAAATATCATTCACAAGGTTTGAATATCATTAGTATTTCAAAGGATAATTCTAAAACCAATTGGATCAACGAAATAAATGAAGATAATTTATCATGGTCACAGCTAAGTAACTTAGAAGGCTGGGAAGGAGAAGTTTTTAAAGCTTATGGAATTTCTTCGATTCCATCAAATGTACTTATTGATAAAAATGGAATTATAATTAGCAAAAATCTAATGAGTAACGAATTAGAGAATAAAATAAATCAAAATCTAAATTAA